A genomic segment from Klebsiella africana encodes:
- the yedD gene encoding lipoprotein YedD: MMKQLVFAGMVVALAGCVQVDHYDDVVKAPAPAGLEGYWQSKGPQSEMMSPDAIASLIVTKEGDTFDCRQWQRVIAQPGKLMNRDSQIYNVTASLDIYPIEREGNTLSYDRMTLTRVERLTPECEKAWAKARATAPISAPASVR, translated from the coding sequence ATGATGAAACAGTTAGTTTTTGCGGGCATGGTCGTGGCGCTGGCCGGATGTGTGCAGGTTGATCATTACGACGACGTCGTTAAAGCACCAGCGCCGGCCGGTCTCGAGGGCTACTGGCAATCGAAAGGGCCGCAGAGCGAAATGATGAGTCCGGACGCGATTGCCAGCCTGATTGTCACCAAAGAAGGGGATACTTTCGACTGCCGCCAGTGGCAGCGTGTGATCGCGCAACCGGGTAAACTGATGAACCGCGATAGTCAGATCTACAACGTGACGGCTTCCCTGGATATTTATCCGATCGAGCGCGAAGGCAACACGCTGTCCTATGATCGTATGACGCTGACCCGTGTTGAGCGCCTCACTCCCGAGTGTGAAAAGGCATGGGCGAAAGCGCGTGCGACAGCGCCCATCAGCGCACCAGCCTCGGTGCGCTGA
- a CDS encoding DUF2594 family protein gives MSTPDFSTAENNQELAQEVSCLKAMMTLMLQAMGQADAGRVIIKMEKQIAQMEDEAQAAVFSSTVKQIKQAYRQ, from the coding sequence ATGAGCACACCAGATTTTTCCACTGCAGAAAATAATCAAGAACTCGCGCAGGAAGTCTCCTGCCTGAAAGCGATGATGACGCTGATGCTGCAGGCGATGGGCCAGGCGGATGCGGGTCGCGTGATTATTAAAATGGAAAAGCAAATTGCGCAGATGGAAGATGAGGCTCAGGCCGCCGTATTCTCCAGCACTGTTAAGCAAATTAAACAAGCTTACCGGCAGTAA
- the tcyN gene encoding L-cystine ABC transporter ATP-binding protein TcyN: MSAIEVTSLVKKFHGQTVLHGINLEVQKGEVVAIIGPSGSGKTTLLRSINLLEQPESGTIRVGDVTIDAGRSLGSQKGLIRQLRQHVGFVFQNFNLFPHRTVLENIIEGPVIVKGEDKQESIVRARELLAKVGLSGKENSYPRRLSGGQQQRVAIARALAMRPEVILFDEPTSALDPELVGEVLNTIRQLAQEKRTMVIVTHEMSFARDVADRAIFMDQGRIVEQGEAKALFASPQQPRTRQFLEKFLMQ, translated from the coding sequence ATGAGTGCGATAGAAGTAACAAGCCTGGTGAAGAAATTCCATGGCCAGACGGTGCTCCACGGTATCAACCTGGAGGTGCAGAAAGGGGAAGTGGTGGCGATCATCGGCCCCAGCGGCTCGGGCAAAACCACTCTGCTGCGCAGCATCAACCTGCTGGAGCAACCGGAGAGCGGCACCATCCGCGTCGGCGATGTGACCATCGACGCCGGTCGCAGCCTGGGGTCGCAGAAAGGGCTCATTCGTCAGCTGCGCCAGCACGTTGGCTTTGTCTTCCAGAACTTTAATCTGTTTCCCCACCGTACAGTGCTGGAGAACATAATTGAGGGGCCGGTCATCGTAAAAGGTGAAGACAAGCAGGAATCGATTGTGCGGGCGCGCGAGCTGCTGGCGAAGGTGGGGCTCAGCGGAAAAGAGAACAGTTATCCGCGCCGGCTCTCCGGTGGGCAGCAGCAGCGGGTGGCTATTGCCCGCGCGCTGGCCATGCGTCCGGAGGTGATCCTGTTTGATGAACCGACTTCGGCCCTTGATCCTGAACTGGTAGGGGAGGTACTCAATACCATCCGCCAGCTGGCACAGGAGAAACGTACGATGGTTATCGTGACCCATGAGATGAGCTTCGCCCGCGATGTCGCCGATCGCGCCATTTTTATGGATCAGGGCCGCATTGTTGAACAAGGTGAGGCGAAAGCGCTGTTCGCCTCACCTCAGCAGCCGCGTACCCGTCAGTTCCTTGAAAAATTCCTGATGCAGTAA
- the tcyL gene encoding cystine ABC transporter permease has product MQESIQLVIDSAPFLLKGAVFTLQLSIGGMFFGLVLGFILALMRMSPLWPVKWLARMYISIFRGTPLIAQLFMIYYGLPQFGIELDPIPAAMIGLSLNTAAYAAETLRAAIASIDKGQWEAAASIGMTPWQTMRRAILPQAARVALPPLSNSFISLVKDTSLAATIQVPELFRQAQLITSRTLEVFTMYLAASLIYWVMATVLSSLQNYFENQLNRQERDPK; this is encoded by the coding sequence ATGCAAGAAAGTATCCAACTGGTCATCGATTCCGCTCCTTTTCTGCTCAAAGGGGCCGTCTTTACGCTGCAGCTGAGCATTGGCGGGATGTTTTTCGGCCTGGTGCTGGGCTTTATTCTGGCGCTGATGCGCATGTCGCCCCTCTGGCCGGTAAAATGGCTGGCGCGCATGTATATCTCCATTTTTCGCGGTACGCCGCTCATCGCCCAGCTGTTTATGATCTACTACGGCTTGCCGCAGTTTGGCATTGAGCTTGATCCTATTCCGGCGGCAATGATTGGTCTGTCGCTGAATACCGCGGCCTATGCGGCGGAAACGCTGCGTGCGGCTATCGCCTCCATTGACAAAGGGCAATGGGAAGCGGCGGCCAGTATTGGCATGACGCCCTGGCAGACGATGCGTCGGGCTATTTTACCCCAGGCGGCGCGGGTCGCTTTGCCGCCGCTGTCCAACAGTTTTATCAGCCTGGTAAAAGATACCTCGCTGGCGGCGACGATCCAGGTGCCAGAGCTGTTCCGACAGGCGCAGCTTATCACCTCGCGAACCCTCGAGGTCTTCACCATGTATCTGGCGGCCTCACTCATCTACTGGGTGATGGCGACGGTACTCTCCTCGCTGCAGAACTATTTTGAAAACCAGCTAAACCGCCAGGAGCGTGATCCGAAATGA
- the tcyJ gene encoding cystine ABC transporter substrate-binding protein, whose translation MKLALLGRQALMGAMAVVLMAGVSVKTFAAENLLNQIKERGTLRVGLEGTYPPFSFQGDDGKLTGFEVEFANELAKHLGVKADLKPTKWDGMLASLDSKRIDVVINQVTISDERKKKYDFSTPYTISGVQALVKKGNEGAIKTAADLKGKKVGVGLGTNYEEWLRQNVQGVDVRTYDDDPTKYQDLRVGRIDAILVDRLAALDLVKKTNNTLAVTGEAFSRQEAGVALRKGNDDLLKAVDGAIADMQKDGSLKALSEKWFGADVTK comes from the coding sequence ATGAAATTAGCACTTCTGGGTCGTCAGGCACTGATGGGCGCGATGGCCGTTGTTTTGATGGCTGGCGTCAGCGTGAAAACTTTTGCGGCGGAAAACCTGCTTAATCAGATTAAAGAGCGCGGCACCCTGCGCGTGGGCCTCGAAGGCACCTATCCTCCTTTTAGTTTCCAGGGAGATGACGGCAAGCTGACCGGATTTGAAGTGGAGTTTGCTAATGAGCTGGCTAAACACCTTGGCGTAAAAGCCGATCTCAAGCCGACCAAATGGGACGGTATGCTGGCATCGCTGGACTCCAAACGCATTGACGTGGTGATTAACCAGGTCACTATCTCCGATGAGCGTAAGAAAAAATACGATTTCTCCACCCCGTATACTATCTCCGGTGTGCAGGCGCTGGTGAAAAAGGGTAACGAAGGCGCGATTAAAACCGCGGCGGATCTGAAAGGCAAGAAAGTCGGCGTTGGGCTGGGCACTAACTATGAAGAGTGGCTGCGTCAGAACGTGCAGGGCGTTGATGTTCGCACCTATGATGACGACCCGACGAAATATCAGGATCTGCGCGTGGGCCGTATCGACGCCATTCTGGTCGACCGCCTGGCCGCGCTGGATCTGGTGAAGAAAACCAACAATACTCTGGCGGTAACCGGTGAAGCCTTCTCCCGTCAGGAGGCAGGCGTGGCGCTGCGCAAAGGCAACGACGATCTGCTGAAAGCGGTAGATGGCGCGATAGCCGATATGCAGAAAGATGGCAGCCTGAAGGCGCTGTCCGAGAAATGGTTTGGCGCTGACGTGACGAAATAA
- the dcyD gene encoding D-cysteine desulfhydrase gives MSLQNLTRFPRLELIGAPTPLEYLPRLSDHLGREIFIKRDDTTPLAMGGNKLRKLEFLAADALREGADTLITAGAIQSNHVRQTAAVAAKLGLHCVALLENPIGTRAENYLSNGNRLLLDLFNTQVEMCDALTDPTAQLDELATRIEAQGYRPYVIPVGGSNALGALGYVESALEIAQQCEDAVEISSVVVASGSAGTHAGLAVGLEQLMPQAELIGVTVSRSVADQLPKVVALQQAVANSLELQAKAEIILWDDYFAPGYGTPNDDGMAAVKLLAQLEGILLDPVYTGKAMAGLIDGITQKRFKDEGPILFVHTGGAPALFAYHPHL, from the coding sequence ATGTCACTGCAAAATTTAACCCGTTTTCCGCGTCTGGAACTGATCGGCGCGCCAACGCCGCTGGAGTATCTGCCGCGTCTGTCCGATCACCTTGGACGTGAAATTTTTATTAAACGTGATGATACGACACCGCTGGCGATGGGGGGCAACAAACTGCGCAAGCTGGAGTTTCTTGCCGCCGATGCGCTGCGCGAGGGGGCGGATACCTTAATCACCGCCGGCGCGATCCAGTCTAACCATGTGCGCCAGACAGCGGCGGTCGCCGCCAAACTGGGGCTGCACTGCGTGGCGCTGCTGGAAAACCCCATCGGCACGCGGGCGGAGAACTATCTGAGCAATGGCAACCGCCTGCTGCTGGATCTGTTTAACACCCAGGTTGAGATGTGCGATGCCCTGACCGATCCTACCGCCCAACTCGACGAGCTGGCGACCCGCATCGAAGCGCAGGGATATCGTCCGTATGTTATTCCGGTTGGCGGTTCGAATGCCCTCGGGGCGTTAGGCTATGTGGAAAGCGCGCTGGAAATCGCTCAACAGTGCGAAGACGCCGTGGAGATCTCATCAGTCGTGGTCGCCTCCGGCAGCGCCGGTACCCATGCCGGACTGGCGGTCGGCCTTGAACAGCTGATGCCGCAGGCGGAACTGATTGGGGTGACGGTATCGCGCTCGGTCGCTGACCAATTGCCGAAAGTGGTGGCGCTGCAGCAGGCCGTGGCTAACAGTCTCGAACTACAGGCGAAAGCTGAAATTATACTGTGGGATGATTACTTTGCCCCGGGTTACGGTACGCCAAACGACGATGGGATGGCTGCTGTGAAGTTGCTGGCGCAGCTGGAAGGGATTTTGCTCGATCCGGTCTATACCGGCAAAGCGATGGCCGGGCTTATCGATGGCATTACGCAGAAACGCTTTAAGGATGAAGGGCCGATTTTGTTCGTCCATACCGGCGGAGCGCCGGCGCTGTTTGCCTATCATCCTCACCTCTAA
- the amyA gene encoding alpha-amylase, whose product MKNPTLLQCFHWYYPTGGELWPEVEALAPSLNEIGINMVWLPPAYKGASGGYSVGYDTYDLFDLGEFDQKGSVATKYGDKAQLLAAINALKEHDIAVLLDVVVNHKMGADEKEALRVQRVDEQDRTQIDEEIIECEAWTRYTFPVRAGQYSQFVWDYKCFSGIDHIENPTEDGVFKIVNDYTGEGWNEQVDDELGNFDYLMGANIDFRNHAVTEEIKYWARWVMEQTGCDGFRLDAVKHIPAWFYKAWIEHVQEVAPQPLFIVAEYWSHEVEKLQQYIDLVEGKTMLFDAPLQMKFHEASRQGRDYDMSQIFSGTLVEADPFHAVTLVTNHDTQPLQALEAPVEPWFKPLAYALILLRENGVPSVFYADLFGASYEDTGGDGQTYAIEMPVIEQLHELIDARQRFAHGVQTLWFDHPNCIAFSRSGTDEDPGCVVVMSNGDEGEKTLTLGENYGNKRWRDFLGNREEIVETDDDGCATFTCNGGSVSVWVMEAVL is encoded by the coding sequence ATGAAAAACCCCACCTTATTGCAATGTTTTCACTGGTACTACCCCACCGGCGGCGAGCTGTGGCCTGAGGTCGAAGCGCTGGCCCCCAGTCTCAATGAAATTGGCATCAATATGGTTTGGTTGCCCCCCGCTTACAAAGGTGCCTCAGGCGGTTATTCCGTCGGCTATGACACCTACGATCTCTTTGATCTCGGCGAGTTTGATCAAAAAGGGTCTGTCGCCACCAAGTATGGCGATAAAGCGCAGTTGCTGGCGGCCATAAACGCTCTGAAGGAGCACGACATTGCCGTGCTGCTGGATGTGGTGGTGAATCATAAAATGGGCGCCGATGAAAAAGAAGCGCTACGGGTCCAGCGCGTCGATGAGCAGGACCGCACCCAGATTGATGAAGAGATCATTGAGTGCGAAGCATGGACTCGTTACACCTTTCCGGTACGGGCCGGTCAGTATTCCCAGTTTGTCTGGGACTACAAATGTTTTAGCGGCATTGACCACATCGAAAACCCGACGGAAGACGGCGTGTTTAAAATCGTCAACGATTACACCGGCGAGGGATGGAATGAACAGGTCGATGATGAGCTGGGTAACTTTGACTACCTGATGGGTGCCAATATCGATTTTCGCAATCATGCCGTCACCGAGGAGATCAAATACTGGGCGCGCTGGGTGATGGAGCAGACCGGTTGCGATGGTTTTCGTCTTGATGCCGTGAAGCATATTCCCGCCTGGTTTTACAAAGCGTGGATCGAACACGTTCAGGAGGTGGCGCCGCAGCCGTTGTTTATTGTGGCGGAATACTGGTCCCATGAAGTGGAGAAGCTGCAGCAGTATATCGACCTGGTCGAGGGCAAGACGATGCTGTTTGATGCCCCGCTGCAGATGAAATTTCATGAAGCCTCGCGCCAGGGGCGTGATTATGACATGAGCCAGATTTTCAGCGGAACGTTGGTGGAAGCCGATCCGTTCCATGCCGTCACCCTGGTCACCAATCATGACACACAACCGCTGCAGGCCCTCGAGGCGCCGGTTGAACCGTGGTTTAAACCGCTGGCCTATGCCCTGATCTTATTACGTGAAAATGGGGTGCCCTCGGTCTTCTATGCCGATCTCTTCGGCGCGTCCTATGAAGATACCGGTGGCGACGGGCAAACCTACGCTATAGAGATGCCCGTTATTGAGCAACTGCACGAACTGATCGACGCCCGTCAGCGCTTTGCGCATGGCGTGCAAACGCTCTGGTTCGATCACCCTAACTGTATTGCCTTCAGCCGCAGCGGCACCGACGAGGATCCTGGTTGCGTGGTGGTCATGTCTAATGGTGATGAGGGGGAAAAGACCCTGACGCTGGGCGAAAATTACGGCAACAAACGCTGGCGGGATTTTCTCGGTAACCGGGAAGAGATTGTAGAAACCGACGACGATGGCTGCGCGACCTTTACCTGTAACGGGGGGAGTGTCAGCGTGTGGGTAATGGAAGCTGTGCTGTGA
- the uvrY gene encoding UvrY/SirA/GacA family response regulator transcription factor, translating to MINVLLVDDHELVRAGIRRILEDIKGIKVAGEACCGEDAVKWCRANSADVVLMDMNMPGIGGLEATRKIARSVAGTKVIMLTVHTENPLPAKVMQAGAAGYLSKGAAPQEVVNAIRCVASGQRYIASDIAQQMALSQIEPEKTESPFASLSERELQIMLMITKGQKVNEISEQLNLSPKTVNSYRYRMFSKLNIHGDVELTHLAIRHGLCNAESLASQ from the coding sequence TTGATCAACGTTCTTCTTGTTGATGACCACGAACTGGTGCGCGCAGGGATACGACGCATTCTGGAAGATATTAAAGGGATTAAAGTCGCTGGTGAAGCTTGCTGCGGCGAGGACGCCGTGAAGTGGTGCCGGGCTAATTCCGCTGATGTCGTCCTGATGGACATGAACATGCCGGGTATCGGCGGGCTGGAAGCCACGCGCAAAATTGCGCGTTCCGTGGCGGGTACCAAAGTGATCATGCTGACCGTGCATACCGAGAATCCCTTACCTGCAAAGGTCATGCAGGCAGGGGCGGCAGGCTATCTCAGTAAAGGTGCGGCGCCCCAGGAAGTGGTGAATGCGATTCGCTGCGTGGCGTCTGGACAACGTTACATCGCTTCCGATATTGCTCAGCAAATGGCGTTAAGTCAGATTGAACCGGAAAAAACGGAATCGCCGTTTGCCAGTTTGTCTGAACGCGAATTGCAGATTATGCTGATGATCACCAAAGGTCAGAAGGTGAATGAGATCTCAGAGCAACTGAATCTGAGTCCCAAAACGGTTAACAGTTATCGCTATCGGATGTTCAGCAAATTGAACATTCATGGCGATGTCGAGCTGACCCACCTGGCAATTCGCCATGGCCTGTGTAATGCGGAGTCGTTAGCAAGCCAGTGA
- the rcsA gene encoding transcriptional regulator RcsA, which translates to MSTMIMDLCSYTRLGLTGYLTSRGIKKQDIVEVHAATELLNQCAARRPAVIFLNEDCFVHDDESNTIIRQIIVQNPTTLFVIFMSLANIHFDRYLRVRKNLLISSKSITPKDLDVILVNYLKCKNSSLGQLNLPTLSLSKTESNMLQMWMAGHGTTHISTQMNIKAKTVSSHKGNIKKKIQTHNKQVIYHIVRLTENITSGIQVNMR; encoded by the coding sequence ATGTCAACGATGATTATGGATTTGTGCAGCTATACCCGGTTAGGATTAACGGGATACCTGACTAGCCGGGGTATAAAAAAGCAAGATATCGTTGAGGTCCATGCCGCTACAGAACTGCTTAACCAGTGCGCGGCGCGTCGTCCGGCAGTGATATTTCTTAATGAAGACTGTTTTGTGCATGACGATGAAAGTAATACGATTATCCGTCAGATCATCGTGCAAAATCCGACCACGCTGTTTGTTATCTTTATGTCGCTGGCGAACATCCATTTTGACCGCTATCTACGGGTACGTAAGAACCTGCTGATCAGTTCAAAATCGATAACGCCAAAAGACCTTGATGTCATTCTGGTTAATTATCTCAAATGCAAAAACAGTAGCCTGGGGCAGTTAAATTTACCCACCTTGTCATTGAGCAAGACAGAATCAAATATGCTGCAAATGTGGATGGCCGGACATGGGACAACGCATATTTCAACGCAAATGAACATCAAGGCAAAGACGGTATCATCACATAAAGGCAATATTAAAAAGAAAATCCAGACGCATAATAAACAAGTTATTTACCATATCGTTCGGCTCACCGAGAACATTACTTCAGGTATTCAGGTGAATATGCGCTGA
- the dsrB gene encoding protein DsrB: MQVNDRVTVKTDGGPRRSGVVLAIESFSEGTMYLVSLEDYPLGIWFFNEIGHPDGIFVEKEAS; encoded by the coding sequence ATGCAGGTGAACGATCGTGTGACAGTGAAGACCGACGGTGGTCCACGTCGGTCGGGCGTAGTACTGGCAATTGAGTCGTTTAGTGAAGGAACGATGTATCTGGTTTCGCTGGAAGACTATCCGCTCGGGATTTGGTTTTTCAATGAAATAGGGCACCCGGATGGGATCTTCGTAGAAAAAGAAGCCTCGTAA
- the dgcQ gene encoding cellulose biosynthesis regulator diguanylate cyclase DgcQ produces the protein MDKSLRLTLKKLHQLTRPSHVVNVCFIVVLFCSTLLIWREINVLEEAYVANQRNNLANVAHEMDGLLQFNIDRMMFFRHGMQAALEQPLDIDVLRKASQRYLSQRRLEAWRVALPNRRTLPVFGVSGSVVSNNPMLLADDPLAADELMATLELGYLLNLTQHDRDFAERMQYISRSGFFTSTLPLRDESQVMAHYSQAVNALWFTRQTQRNNPGRGVIWQTFPDDDPQLEEQVVTASIPLDFAGYWRGVLAMDFSVNEIKAFLVSAMQGGQEGEYQLYDSHLNLLASSAPGNVLTLLSPREQELLSRAFAHDNQGGLRLLTRYISWTKLRNFDGVLLRVHTLREGVRGNFGTITIALTLMWILFTLMLLLSWLVLRRMVRNMSVLQTSLEWQAWHDALTRLLNRGALFEQAITVARACQRSGRPLAVIQLDLDHFKGINDRYGHQAGDRVLSTVASTLASTVREGDLLGRVGGEEFCIVMPNTTLREAAAVAERLRLRVQGREVFLHNNVTLRVSASFGVSASEEQGEYQFEALQSVADRRLYQAKQNGRNQVCFSGEA, from the coding sequence ATGGATAAGTCACTGCGGTTGACGTTGAAAAAGCTTCATCAACTGACTCGTCCATCGCATGTGGTCAATGTGTGCTTTATCGTGGTGCTGTTTTGCTCCACACTGCTGATTTGGCGCGAAATCAACGTCCTGGAAGAGGCCTACGTGGCCAACCAGCGTAACAATCTGGCGAACGTCGCTCATGAAATGGACGGACTGCTGCAGTTCAACATCGACAGAATGATGTTTTTTCGGCATGGGATGCAGGCTGCTCTCGAACAGCCGCTCGATATCGACGTCTTGCGTAAGGCCAGCCAGCGCTATCTGAGTCAGCGCCGTCTGGAAGCCTGGCGGGTGGCACTGCCAAATCGCCGAACGCTGCCGGTATTTGGCGTCTCGGGCAGTGTCGTCAGCAACAATCCAATGCTGTTAGCAGACGATCCTCTGGCGGCGGATGAGCTGATGGCCACTCTTGAGCTGGGCTATCTGTTGAATCTGACGCAGCATGACCGCGATTTCGCTGAGCGGATGCAGTATATCTCCCGCAGCGGTTTTTTCACCTCGACCCTGCCGCTGCGGGACGAGTCGCAGGTGATGGCCCACTATTCGCAAGCCGTCAACGCCCTCTGGTTTACCCGACAGACCCAGCGGAATAATCCCGGGCGAGGCGTCATCTGGCAAACTTTTCCTGATGATGACCCACAACTGGAAGAGCAGGTGGTCACCGCTTCGATACCACTGGATTTTGCCGGTTACTGGCGCGGCGTGCTGGCAATGGATTTCTCGGTCAATGAGATAAAAGCGTTTTTGGTCAGTGCCATGCAGGGAGGACAAGAAGGGGAGTATCAGCTCTATGATAGCCATTTGAACCTGCTGGCTTCTTCCGCGCCGGGAAATGTTCTCACGTTGCTCTCACCGCGGGAACAGGAGCTACTCAGCCGTGCGTTTGCCCATGATAACCAGGGGGGGCTGCGTCTGCTGACGCGCTATATCAGTTGGACCAAACTACGGAATTTTGACGGCGTACTGCTGAGGGTTCATACCTTGCGGGAAGGCGTGCGCGGAAATTTTGGCACCATCACCATCGCTTTGACCCTGATGTGGATCCTGTTCACGCTGATGCTGTTGCTCTCCTGGCTAGTGCTCCGCCGCATGGTCCGTAATATGAGCGTCCTGCAGACCTCTCTGGAATGGCAGGCCTGGCACGATGCGTTAACTCGTCTGCTCAATCGCGGGGCGCTGTTTGAGCAAGCGATAACGGTAGCCAGGGCCTGCCAGCGCAGCGGACGGCCGCTGGCGGTGATCCAGCTCGACCTGGATCACTTCAAGGGCATTAACGATCGCTATGGTCATCAGGCGGGCGACAGGGTGCTGTCTACGGTGGCCAGCACGCTTGCCAGCACGGTCCGGGAGGGTGATCTGCTGGGCCGGGTTGGTGGGGAAGAGTTTTGCATCGTGATGCCGAATACCACGCTGCGGGAAGCGGCGGCGGTGGCGGAGCGCTTACGCCTGCGTGTTCAGGGCCGGGAAGTCTTTTTGCATAATAACGTGACGCTGCGGGTCAGCGCTTCGTTCGGAGTGAGCGCCAGCGAAGAGCAGGGAGAGTATCAATTTGAAGCATTGCAGTCGGTTGCCGATCGTCGACTCTATCAGGCCAAGCAAAATGGGCGCAATCAGGTCTGTTTTAGTGGCGAAGCGTGA
- a CDS encoding DUF2525 domain-containing protein: MKTRLAGQVVDDDEVNVDALLAAINEISESEVHRTLDDPHRASIDGRGAHTWRELAEAFELDIHDFSASEANR, encoded by the coding sequence ATGAAGACTCGATTGGCAGGCCAGGTCGTGGATGACGATGAGGTCAATGTGGATGCCCTGCTGGCAGCGATAAATGAAATCAGCGAAAGTGAGGTCCATCGCACTCTGGATGACCCGCATCGTGCCAGCATCGATGGCCGGGGCGCTCATACCTGGCGCGAGCTGGCGGAGGCGTTCGAGCTCGATATTCACGATTTCAGCGCCAGTGAAGCCAACCGTTAA
- the sdiA gene encoding transcriptional regulator SdiA, translating into MRDNDFFSWRRDMLHQFQSMATGEEVYNLLQRETEALEYDYYTLCVRHPVPFTRPRVTFQSTYPRAWMSHYQAENYFAIDPVLRPENFLRGHLPWEDGLFRDAPALWDGARDHGLQKGVTQCLTLPNHAQGFLSVSANNRLPDSYPEDELEMRLRTLTELSLLALLRLEDEMVMPPEMKFSRRELEILKWTAEGKTSAEVAMILSISENTVNFHQKNMQRKFNAPNKTQIACYAVATGLI; encoded by the coding sequence ATGAGGGACAATGATTTTTTCAGCTGGCGGCGGGATATGCTGCATCAATTTCAGTCCATGGCCACCGGTGAGGAGGTTTATAATCTCCTGCAACGAGAAACTGAAGCGCTGGAATATGATTACTACACGCTATGTGTACGTCATCCGGTGCCGTTCACCCGACCCCGCGTCACGTTCCAGTCGACCTATCCTCGCGCATGGATGTCCCACTATCAGGCAGAGAATTATTTTGCGATAGATCCCGTGTTACGGCCGGAGAATTTTTTGCGCGGTCACCTGCCCTGGGAGGATGGACTTTTTCGCGATGCGCCGGCATTGTGGGATGGGGCACGCGACCATGGTCTGCAAAAAGGGGTGACACAGTGCCTGACGTTACCGAATCATGCTCAGGGCTTTCTCTCCGTGTCGGCGAATAACCGTTTGCCGGACTCTTATCCTGAAGATGAGCTGGAGATGCGTCTGCGAACGTTGACGGAGCTAAGCCTGCTGGCGCTCCTGCGTCTGGAAGACGAAATGGTGATGCCGCCGGAGATGAAGTTCAGCCGTCGTGAACTGGAAATTCTTAAATGGACCGCGGAAGGGAAAACCTCGGCGGAAGTGGCGATGATTCTCTCGATTTCGGAAAATACGGTGAATTTCCACCAGAAGAATATGCAACGGAAATTTAATGCGCCGAATAAAACGCAAATCGCCTGTTACGCCGTGGCGACGGGGTTAATCTGA